The stretch of DNA acattttgaGCTTTCGAATACTGTTTATAGagtgtatttttttttcaacaaatttaTCACAGGTTTTGATGTAATACTTACCATTACTCATAGTCTCTCCACAACCCATAAATTGGAGGATAATACGCTTTAATACATTCGAATTCATGTCTttctgcattgacaacaatgcaCATGTCAACCGAGCTAAGGCTCAATCGATActttttaactcaatttacgagataaaataattatttaaaaaatattatcgaattattagaaaattaaagaaaaggttGAGACtcatgaaaacttgatagttccGTTTTCAAACATTAGAACAAAAGACAGAATTATATGAAActacaaaagaagaagaagaagactgcTTTCGTTAATCTTAACCTAGAAGACAAATGCaactcattattattattacatttcccccttttttttattattgttattttttgtaATAATTCAATAATGTAAATCTGATAGAAGAAAAAGAGGAGATTtgggggaaaaagaaaagagattagaTTTAATTGAGACAAACTTTATGGAAAAAGTTATGCTTCAGATCAAAGTCTGTATTAACTTCCCCCATTAGGggctttatttttcccctaaacccATAATTATATCCCCAATACACTTAGGAAAACTAATAAAATATCAACACAAGATTAGGTATTCATGTTTGGTCCAATTTTGATTGACATTATTACCCCCATGAATCattgcaaaaataaataaataaaagtatcgTGGAGGTCCTTGTCCTAGGAGTTAGATTGTTTTTTGTCCCTCTCTGTTAAAAAGATGGACAAATTAATttctatatgttaaatcaaagagaaaattagtcattttttttgttaaaatattaatctatTTGTATTGTTTAAAACATGTGCGATTGATAGAATAACCAAATAGTAACACGTGGCATGCTACGTGTACCTCATGCAGAGATACAATGACCAATTTATAATAGTAGAAATTGATgagatttttaacaaaatgactagTTTACTATTTGATTTAACATACAaagactaatttacccattttcttAACTGATGAGGCAAAATGCAATTTGGCCCTAATATTTCATGGTACTTTTAtcaattaattttcaaaactctTTTTTGGGTCGATAATTTTTACTTAATAGTTgaattagttaaaatttaaaaatatttaaatatgaataatatataataaaaatgaaattgcaTGAAGCATAAATATTTGGAAATTGGttggttttgttttaaaaaggAAGGTGAGTAATGTGATCTGTTTCTGTTCAATCATAGGTTAATTGGGTGCTTACCAAATCTTAGTAAGATGTCTTAGTTGAATGGTTGAAGATAGTCACCCTTCCTTTAATTTAATCAACCATTTATAAAGCATGAAATCAATAAGAATTAAATATGTAAATACATACccattcatttttattaaatgaattaattacgGTAAAATTGGAATAGCGTTATCGCTTATTATTTAGCAGACTTAGTTTTTATAATCTTATAAATGCAATCTTTTGTATggaattgaaaaaagaaaaattcaagacAATACGTGTTATTTCTCTGGActtatttaattccttttaataatacagagattaaattaatattttaatcaatatattaatatccattattattcttttatgaGCGGAGGTTATGTGTCAGGTCAAATCgtgattctaattttttttaaaattcaaattggtCTCAACTCAATTCACTCGAACgatcaattttattataaaatattaaaaatatagatttatatttatatttatataaataaaaatgataaaatttattttaaagtacAGTGGAGTTGTCTATGGATGAGAGGGTTGAATCATATCTTCGAAGCCATTTTCATGAGAGATTAAGACATGCTAACTCCTTGAAaatgaaatttaagaattaattctttcaattgaaaaataattttagacaACTTAAATAAGTAAACATGAAGGCAACCGTAGATTTTAGGTGCTGGATTTGGGTTTgactttctttttatttgaatattttgcttaaatatcatttaactatttaattttattttttctatagaaataattaaaaatcgaaaatgaccattataacttttcataaattAAGGAATTTTACTAATAATTAGATGAcacttgaaattaaaattaattaggatttttataaaataaaataaatattttatatttaaattaataaaaaaattgaaaagaaaagagcaaAATCTATGGAGTGAAATTAAATtgttcattaaattaaattcaaactgTGATGATATAAATTATCCATTGACACAGGATtggattgaattttttattatccCAAAATATAAGTGCCCACTTCCATGAGTTCACCTCAATTTTGCTTTTCCTTCactgtttccttttctttttcctctctgtCTCTCTCTCTGGTTTCCTCCATTGCAAACTAAGCTTCCTTTCCAGCTTTCTTTGAGGTCCCTCTCTTCCCCTCAAACACCCAAGACCCACCAACCATTTTACCCACCCCTTCTCCTTTTCTTtcctccccctttttttttcttttcattatataTTTAGCCTTTTTCCCtctttatatatgtaatatatatgcatttttgGTTGAAGCTGAATTCTTTCTTTTTGCCCACTTGGAAGGCGAACAACAACTACAACAACAAAAGAAAGGGTCTCTACTTGTGAACTACTCTTTCCCTTTGCAACAGCAGATTTACCCTTTTTCAGGCATTTGGGggggttttgttttgttttgttttgcatTGCCTTGACTTATCTTTTTTGCTCATTCGGATGCTAAAGTTTAAgggttttgttttttctttgctTCTTTGAATGCTCAAGGAAGAAGATCGAGGTAAATGCTCtgtctttctttctctttttattttactttatctGTCTCTTACTTGGATCATAAgtgattcttttgtttttattttacaaGTTTATTCATTTTCAAGAGAAATGGAGTTCGTTTGGGTGTATTTAATCACGGAATATAAgtttattgtaaaattttaattggtCTGACTTGTTTATTGAATGATTTTTCTTGATTGTTTAAGTTCATAGAAAATGTggggtttttttcttcttttctttttttctttttcactcatgAACTTCATTAAATGTGGTATCAGATTCtcctgttattattattttttacttttccttttcatctttttctgtTCTTTTCGGCGGGTGAAGATTAAGCCAAGAATCTTATgggatttatttacttttttgggTCTTTAGATTTGAATGCAAGGATGGGTTTTATGAGAATGGATGAAATGTCAATCACATCTAGCTTGTTCTCCATAGCATTTCTCCAAAAATGAGTCTATGGATCTTTAAAAGGATTAAACATGTCACATTTTGATATTTCTGGTGTTATATGACATGTTTCTGGTATGCAGGTAGGAATATCTTAAGATTCTGATATTGTATACAAGAGGCTGAATATAATTTTTGACTCTTCAAATCCAGAAGATCAGAGATGTCATCTCAGGGTGCCTTAAATGCTGAGTTATCAAAGAAGACGTCATTTTTGGGTCTAAAACTTTGGGTTTTGATTGGTATATCTGTTGGGGCATTTATAGTGTTGATTCTTGGTATTTTGTCTGTTTGGGTTACATTTCGGAGAAGATCCAGACGATCGGTAGACAAGTTCTCGCTTTCTCAGATACCAAATGTCTCAAAGGAAATCAAGGTTGACAAGGTTGGAGTTCAGAGATTCAATGATCAACCAGAAAGCTTATTCCTTTCTGTTAATGATAAATCGAATGATAAGAATTCTGAGAGAATGTTAGCTCATCTGGGGATGAGCAAATTGAGTGATCCTGATAATGCAAGTCAATGCAGCTCAATTTACCATCACGAGAGAGGTTTTAGTTCTCATTCAGGAGAAGAAGGGAGCTCTGGAACGGTTCGAAAACAGTCTTCATTGTCATATGGAGGACTAGTGACGGCCTCTCCCTTAGTTGGTCTGCCAGAAATTTCACATCTTGGGTGGGGTCACTGGTTTACTCTTAGGGATCTCGATCTCGCCACAAGTCACTTCGCCGCAGAGAATGTGCTTGGAGAGGGTGGATATGGGGTGGTTTACAAGGGTAGACTGATCAATGGAACTGAAGTAGCAGTTAAGAAAATTCTTAATAATCTGTAAGGATATATTTGAGacactttttattttcttttattacttGGTTCTTAAAAAGGATGTTTTGTACTAAATTGCGCATTTGGATGTCTAGGGGACAGGCTGAAAAAGAATTTAGGGTGGAAGTGGAGGCCATTGGTCATGTTCGTCATAAGAATCTTGTGCGGCTTTTGGGTTATTGCATAGAAGGAGTTCACAGGTGAACTCAAATATGTTTCATCGGTTTATTTGTCAATTTCTTGCAGATTCACTTTTAACCGTAATtgtttattaatatgttaatGCAGGCTAGACTTTTGTCATCCTATCTGTCTTCATAGTTATTTGAGTATGATTAGCTGCAAATGAGATTATAACTGTAATTATTGGTTGATTATCATAGGATGCTGGTATACGAATATGTGAATAATGGTAACTTGGAACAATGGCTACACGGGGCAATGCGCCAGCATGGTACCCTTACTTGGGAGGCTCGCATGAAGGTTATTATTGGTACTGCCAAGGCGTAAGTCACCATTCAAACTTGAAGCTTCTTGTTGTGTTTACTTTTTGTTAGTTAAAAAGTTGAAGTGTAACAAAAAGCTGGTGTTTTTGGTTGCAGGCTTGCTTATTTGCATGAAGCAATAGAACCCAAAGTTGTTCACCGGGACATAAAATCAAGTAACATCttgattgatgatgatttcaATGCCAAGGTTTCTGATTTTGGACTGGCCAAGCTCTTGGGTTCAGGAGAGAGTCATATCACAACTAGAGTTATGGGGACATTTGGGTAACTCTTTTTTAAGTTCTTGCTCTCTCCAGCAATTATTTATTATCGTATTTGAATTCCAAGTATCTGCGGattgaaaattttgtatgtgaCTTGCAGTTATGTGGCACCAGAATATGCTAACACTGGCTTGTTAAATGAGAAGAGTGATATTTACAGCTTCGGTGTTCTTCTGCTTGAAGCTGTCACTGGAAGAGACCCTGTTGACTATGGCAGACCAGCAAATGAGGTGATAATTAATACATGCTAACACTTTTTCCATCAAATTCTCCTCTCTTGGCCCCCTCACTGTGTTTGATTGTATATCGCtaagttcttcaagaatttctcATAAGCAAACCATATGCCTACTGCAGGTTAACCTTGTTGAGTGGCTTAAGATGATGGTTGGAACGAGAAGAGCAGAGGAAGTTGTGGATCCAAATCTTGAAACTAGACCTGCCACACGTGCTCTTAAACGTGCCCTTTTGGTGGCACTTAGGTGTGTTGATCCTGATGCAAATAAGCGACCCAAAATGACTCAGGTTGTGCGAATGCTTGAAGCTGATGAATATCCATTTCGTGAGGTATAAGTTCCCTGTTTTTTggaatttaatgttattttcatgTATATGCtgtatgggtttttttttttcatgaattatTAATGTACTAGGTGTAGTGCATTTCTTTTGAATTACGGTTTGCAAATTTCAGCATATTTGGTAGTGAGCCGGATACTCGGTATCTTTGGTAGAGTATTTCTCCGTTGCATCTCCTGCTATTCCTTCACTCTAAACGATTCactgagaaaaagaaaagaacagtgGGGAATCCTACTAGGCAGAAAACCTATCCCGATGAATGTCTCAATGCtagttaatttgttttaattactaCGATATAAAGGCTTATCACGAATTATGAAGTCTCTGAAGTATTTTTGATGTTATTATTTGAATTTCTGATGCTCAAGTTTGTTGTCATGCTCTTACATGACATGCATTATGACCTAGTGCTTACCGCGCATCTATCTTGCGATACATACAATACTATTCTTTTGGCTTGTAAAACCCGTGTCCATCTATAAACCAGACAGCTAGTACTGTAAAGTGCTTTCAATGTCTTAGCATTCTACTTCCTACCACTCGATTGTTGATGGTCGTTTACCAGAGGTTTTTCTTGAATTCTATTAGCCCTACAACAACGGTATTTTGTAGTTTCTGAATCTCATTCTAGTTTGTTTTGCTTCTTGTAGCTCCTTATACCATTCTCAACTTGGCCTTAAActtattttcattcatatatggTTATGTTGTCCTACACCTGTGCTTGTTTTTGCATGATCATTGTACCCTACAAGCTCCGTTGACAAAACCCTGATATCAGTCTTCTTCAATCTTATCATTCAGGACCGGAGGAACAGAAAGAGCCGAACAGCCAGCATGGAAATCGAATCATTGAAGGAACCAACGGACGCGGAGAGCAAGGCCGGGGAATCACAGAGCAGCGTAACCAAGACGACGCATGAGTAATAGGACTACTGACAAAAAAGCAATGACATGGTGAATAATTGGTGTAGTATTTAAAGCTTTTCGGCTACCCATTGATACATGTACATCTCAAAGTTTGTTTGTATGTTGGAGAAATTTGGTGCATTGGAAGAGATGAATCTCTCTCAgcatgaagaaaaaaaagcacGTTAGGGGTTTTGAATTACAGGCATGAGCATCATCAGCTGTTTTCTTGGGCAAATCAGAGGGATGAAAGGCAGCTTTCAAGCAGATGAAAGGCTAAcatccaaaaaggaaaaaaaaagagagataaaATAGTTCTTGTTGTACAGGTGTGTCTCTGGGATTGGTGGGCTGTCTTTTATTATGCTACTATATGAtatgattattatttattttatttatatttttctttgttttccccCCTCTTGGGGATTCAATTAATGTTCTTTGGATGATAATGATCATTTTGATTTGCACTTTGTAATGATTGCATGTGTGGGtattcaatctttctttttcagttttGATTCATGATTTAGTGTCGCCTCAGAGCTCACAGTAATCAGTTTCCTGTTTCAGATTTCATCATATGACCTTCCCAAATCACAATCTCTACATGCATGCTACTAGTGTAAAGTTGCAAATACAAGAGTAATCATAATTATACGTAAAAGTAGAAATGgaatgtttggttggttggttacAGGTAAAATGTCATCTAAGTGTATATTTTACGTTTTAGATTAGTTGTCTGAATTTCCTATCGTCAAGTGTAATAATAATGTTTGACTTGTAATTCGGGCCTTGTAACACTTTTTCAGTTGAGTGGTCTACCCGCCGTTTGCAGTTTCTAGAGGTTTAGGggtattttattaatatataaagaaaattcaTAAATAGATTTTGATgctatgtattttttatttttatttttaataaggatatatataatcataatttaCACTACTTTTAccttttctatttcacttatcttaTCTAAAACTATCATAAAGTTATTTGTACTAAGAGTTTacctaaaaaatgaataaattaatcactgtatgttaaattaaaaagtaaatttgtTCTTTTGGTtaaatatttcatctatttctattgttaaaagtTAGTGCAGTTGGTAGAATAGCTAGACAGTTATATATGATCTGTCACGTGTACTTCATACCTGGTAAAAAttgatcaatttttaataatagaaatttatgaattttttaacagaaaagCTAGTTTGCTTATTTTATCTAATGTAcatggactaatttgcccattatTTTTACTagagggggcaaaatgtaatttgattTCTAATATAAATGCCTCTGTCGTACTCTTACCAATTAAACTCATATggtaaaacaatttttttataatttcgatAAACATTTGTCCAACTAAACacaaaaaatttaatgaaaacgtTAAAAAAAATAAGGATAATGCTCAATTTGGGCTCAACATTTTAGAGTTTGCTCACATAAACATTAAACTTTTTAAAGTGATCATATAAGGATCTAACTActacaaaaagtacttaaataaaagtcaaatatttaaaaatggtCAAACAAAGGCCAAACCTTTTCGAAAGTGCTCAAATAAGGGCTTATCATATGTCGTATATCTTGtttcaaattatgtttttttatttttttctttttaagcaaTATCCGATTTAGTTGTTATGTGTTTCATTTCAAACTTGTCTGCATTCACATAATTTTTACTATAAAGTGGGCTGAAGTGCATGAAAAACACTTATTCGAGAACTTTTGTAAAGATTATGTCTTATATGACCATTTTAAAAGGTTTGAAAGGTTGTAGCCCAGTGCCATCTTTTAGTTTGTACTAGTCTTACTTTTTTATTGAACggtaaattacattagtagtcacctaattatggtttttttttcttttttagtcaccAACTGCGAAAAAGTATAAAATGGTCACCtaactattagtaagttttttttgtcacctaactatgaaaagtttcaaaatggtcactcaactatttaattatcttttttgaTCACCCATCTATCTTGGATTTTtaggtatataaaaaaataataatagttggGTGATCATTTTCTAACGGTTCATAGTTAGGtgatcataaaagaaaaaattcacaGTTGGGTAACCTCTATCGTAATTTTAAAACTACACATAAATTTAGAGTTAACATGAAATGTAATACTGAACTTTCGTTTTAGATAGttatatacatgaatattcaattttatacaattttgtaAATCACTAACATTTTTATGATCATcgtaatgtttttaaatatacatattacaTGCACAaataactatatttatttaacataaaaaataaattgttatatttatttttaaaatatatatattgaattaaaatcaaagttttatgtgGATAATCACACCAAATCAAAATTGATATGTATCACATCACACATCGaattaaatttatgtataaatttaaattttatttcttttatttttatttaatgtgttaaaatatttttctctttttaactcaatttatcttgtaatgattttttaaaatctaattctgaatttcattcttttaatttacgaaaattgaaaaattaattcgtGTAATTCTCTTACTTTAATTAATATCATAACTTAATCGAATTAAATAACAATATCACAATTAATGTAAAAAATCAACATatacttttatttcaaaataaatcaacataaaatgaaataaataaataaagaattagattagtttttcaattttcacaaaatgTAAAGATTAGTTTATACCAATTATacaattttagttaaaaaaaaagtatatgcTTTACCTTAGAACACATAAAcattgattaattattttttaaggttAGATATTATTTGAAAAACTTTCAAGGGGTTTGCTTCTTTTTCAATGGTGGTGTTagtctttgttttttttcctcccactaattttctatttttttcttcattcaCTTTTTGTGCATTCTCCCTTTTCAgtttgtaaatatattttatgcCTCAACTCACTTCATGTGCCTTCTCTCTTTTCAGTTTACAAGTCTATTTTGTGAACATCCTTATTGTCTTCCTAAATTATGATGGACAGATGATGGTGTCGTTGCTGAACCTTCACCGGCCAACAATAGTTTTTCTTGAAAAATGGGTTGACCGTAGATACTCAAATAGTGATTAGTGACTATTTGTTGACTTCTTAatctatttttgttttgaaataataaatgatttcatggGCCGATTTGgattcttttttttaaagttttatatgttGTCTTATTTGTTTTCCATTATTTAATAAGTCTTTACTTTTGAAAGTTTTTGTCttgtttttataagttttttagtcttgcttatgcatgtagTTTTGCTTTTGCAAGTGATTTTAAGAGTTTTCTCACAATCTTTTCCAGTTTGGTGAATGCTTGATTTCTTTACCGATTTTGCATCCAGGGTTAATTTTCTTATCATGATAATTGCTTCTAATCACTCCAAATATATCATGCTTGAATTGTAACAAAATCAGTTATTAATATCCCGTAATGTTCTATCTATTGATACTAAAACTGAAATTTTTATCGTGTTGGTAGAACTTGTTTTTCATTATCAAcaagagaaattttttttttcgaattgtATATTTGAATTAATGTAATGAATTTTCACTAATGGCAATCGTGAAACCACCAATTGCAAGACAACTGGTTGTGCATTAAATGCATGGAAAAGGTTTGGAAGGTGTTTTTACTTAAATTGGGAATTTGCAGATATTATTAAGTTGGCATTAAATCAGATCCCTCATTTGACGCAAACAAGCAAGTCGCCATTGAAATAAgagaaaaaattaataatatacataaaattcatttacaataaattagatttaaattaattttaatgcatttttatagcttttttttaataattaaattgccATAATTAGTGTCACATTCACATGTTGAAtgattcattaaaataaaaaaaagtcttAACTATTTATTTGActgaaaaattaatttcaacAGTTATGATATAATTATCagattaatttgaatttttatttaaaaaatgtaattaatgtactatttaattcccttttatatttgaattaatgTATTGGATTTTGTTGGTACCCTTTATTTCCTTATTAGTGCTATAACCAAGTAAGAAAAAATTGAATACCATTGAGATTTTACAGAGAACTAAAAAATGGATATCAAAGGCACCACTTTCACCATTGTTACTCAGATTTTCTTACTTGTTTTTCTTCTGTCAGCCTCTAAACCAGTCAAGGCAGATGATAAGACGTTTGTCCGAAAACTATGCGACCAAACCCTAGAACCAGATGTATGTCTCAACTGCATATTATCCGACACTGGTCGAGAATCTAGTAATGTTTCCAACATGACATATTCAATCCTCTTTTGCATGTATTCTCAGACAACGTACGCACATCAATGTGCGGATCATCTGTACCAAAACACCGCGGCGGTCCGTCTGAAAACAACGTACCGAGTGTGTAGAGACACAATGTTGTCGGCTTCCAACACGCTCTGGGATGGATTGACGAAGATGGAAGTTTCGGATTATAAGAACGCTCATGTTTCGGCCAGGATGGCGCATTTGGACCTGCTTCGATGCGTTTTTGCGTTTAGGAAGTATGCCAATGTTCCGGTTCCGGCGGAGCTGCTGAGCTATATGGTTCAAACTAAACGTTTGTTTGATGCTGCTCAGTTCATGTTTCTTCTCTTGGATTAGTAACGGATTCAATAATGatattttgggtttaatttcAATCTTAGTTGGAGTTGGATGGATGTTATGATGGTTGTTTTAGTATTTCTGCTTTTTTTCCGTCGTCGATATTGAATTCAGGAAAATGTGTTGTCGTCACTGATGTCTTTATGTAGTGTTTTTGGCGTTTATAATGACAATGCATAGCATAGGTAAAAGTACTGTAAAACTCCTATTCtctattttatcatctttattcaaaaaataataaattattctttataaattagattaaagagtaaattgattatttttagtaaaaaaattatcaatttttattgttaaaaactggtgtTACTAACCGACTAACTAGATAATTACATGTGACTTGTCATGTGTACCTCAATTTGACGTATATGAAGTAACTTTTAACCGtataaatagatgaaaattttaacagaaacataaatttactctttcatctaatgtataagaactaatttacctattttgaGTGAAGAAGACAAAATGCTATATGATTCGTAATGAAAAACTTTTATGATACTTTTTATCTAATGTATTATTTTCTGGACCTTTTTTCAAGAGGCAGTTAAATTGAGTATTTTTAGCAACGGTTTCATGAAATAAACACAAAGCATATTTTCCTGTAATAAATGTAATTCATATCCTAATAAAATCCGTTATATATGTAATTAagatatgattaatatatatattgaacaatttcattataggttttgatcatatatatttttttgacacaatgcctaaaACTAACTATAGCCTCTCCCCAACTcgtataaataggaggataatgcgtttcagcgcactcgaactcacgtgctcctacattgacaataatacccatatcaatcgagttaagactcaatcaacatgattaatattttaaaatgatacatgattaatcacttaaaaatataattaattgaaCGTAATCATATATAGACCTGATCATGAGCCGGGCTAAGTGGAAgggtttggaaaaaaatatattcccaaaaaaataagtttgaataaaaaatgagatttgttttctaaatgggccgggcctcgagtAGGATTTTTTGGCCCTAGCATGGCTCGACTCGAATAAGCTATTTTGTTATTGTTTCATTGTTGTTTAgctatcatttcattattatattgctactattttattgttattgtttggatattacataactcttgttttatagttaattttgctattattttaaaggcatttgcttgctaagttgcaaTCATCTTAGTGTTATCTAAGTATAacgatttttttaatgtattttcaatttgttgagattcatttattttaatatttttagtgtaattgacgtattatatttttaaaatttatttttatataaaaaataatctaaaaaattaatacgggtgaACTGGGTTGGGTTCAGGTTTAGCATTATTAATCTAAGCTTGGCTTGTGTAGAATTTATGCCAAATTTTCAAGCCAGACCAAACCCAAGCCTAAAAAACGAtcctaaaattttgcatcaacCTAACCCAAGCAGAATTTGACCCGACCCATGatcaaatttaatcatatatattatttacatttaggtttttaaatattttaggaaATATGTATTTGGATACTATATGTCggatttttttaatcatttaactaCTTTCTAAATTATAGTAATGGAATTATATTTGGTGAACTATTTCCAATTGATTTCCAACTCTTATTTTACATAAAACATACCATAGTTAATGTTGTAAGAAACAATTAAAACATTATAGAAGAtataaaatgacataatcaacttttattcaaaataaagaagaCCTAACAATCTCATGTGATGGCCTAATGGTTTAGGTGTTTATCGCCTTAAATGTTGTTTGAGTTCGAGTTGCGCTAGTCGCGTTTGTTGTTAAAGTTATCCACCGCCAACTATATTTGACCTTGTCTGAACAATCAATATAGTAACAATTTATCAAGTTTCTGAATGTAGTTTATTGTACAacatcatttcaattcatcaaccaatcatcattcatatatatatttaattgaaaatcaatatttttcatccatttcaatttagtcctctacatctctaaccaaatcaaaatcGTATCAGTTCAACTCAATTtaccaaattcagctcacctcaTAGTCTTACCAtgcaaaacaatataaaaatgcaACTATCGAAGTAGTTTAAAATATAGAAACACAAACTGAGAACTCCGAGCTATTCATCgacgactttagcttttcctttttctttcgaGAATTCCAGGTTGATGTTAGCTATGGATTGACATAAACATACAATATAATCgttaatcaataaaaa from Gossypium hirsutum isolate 1008001.06 chromosome D04, Gossypium_hirsutum_v2.1, whole genome shotgun sequence encodes:
- the LOC107959732 gene encoding probable receptor-like protein kinase At2g42960; translated protein: MSSQGALNAELSKKTSFLGLKLWVLIGISVGAFIVLILGILSVWVTFRRRSRRSVDKFSLSQIPNVSKEIKVDKVGVQRFNDQPESLFLSVNDKSNDKNSERMLAHLGMSKLSDPDNASQCSSIYHHERGFSSHSGEEGSSGTVRKQSSLSYGGLVTASPLVGLPEISHLGWGHWFTLRDLDLATSHFAAENVLGEGGYGVVYKGRLINGTEVAVKKILNNLGQAEKEFRVEVEAIGHVRHKNLVRLLGYCIEGVHRMLVYEYVNNGNLEQWLHGAMRQHGTLTWEARMKVIIGTAKALAYLHEAIEPKVVHRDIKSSNILIDDDFNAKVSDFGLAKLLGSGESHITTRVMGTFGYVAPEYANTGLLNEKSDIYSFGVLLLEAVTGRDPVDYGRPANEVNLVEWLKMMVGTRRAEEVVDPNLETRPATRALKRALLVALRCVDPDANKRPKMTQVVRMLEADEYPFREDRRNRKSRTASMEIESLKEPTDAESKAGESQSSVTKTTHE